One segment of Cutaneotrichosporon cavernicola HIS019 DNA, chromosome: 4 DNA contains the following:
- the NEM1 gene encoding uncharacterized protein (NIF-domain-containing protein), giving the protein MNSLSRLDTFIARLAGSGLGPKGKLAATPLASSHPSAVSAEPGPSSLASGHHIPFASSGLSSSSVSASPARRARRRRRRVPTGTSIKLPPPTTPLLLRVALALWSILLAFWRSLVGDTRAVRILRHKQRGLRACDSPPPEPVEAPLPSPASSATSDIVLVEATSDEGSASEAEWIDPVTRADSAVGDTRDESAVSETERKDTFNLSLRSGHSKETVLFRGILDTKLEAEANHKVEHEADIGPRRARLLPNPMTTSLLDPSVPAAPQRHASPAIPAPIVVRPPHQTPFHLQKTLILDLDETLIHSTSRPIGSSSSGGGMLGIGSGLFGRRGRREGHTVEVVLNGRSTTYHVYKRPYVDFFLKKVASWYTLVIYTASMPEYADPVIDWLDNGRGLFAKRLYRESCFLQPSGSYIKDLALVDPDLGRVCFMDNSPISYNWNKANALPIEGWTSDPNDEALLQSIPVLDSLRFVTDVRHILGIRGFN; this is encoded by the exons ATGaactctctctctcgccTGGATACGTTCATTGCGCGCCTGGCAGGCTCGGGCCTAGGGCCAAAGGGCAAGCTCGCCGCAACCCCATTAGCATCCTCGCATCCTTCGGCTGTTAGTGCCGAACCGGGCCCttcgtccttggcgtctGGCCACCACATCCCCTTTGCATCATCTGGtctctcatcctcgtctGTATCTGCATCTCCagcacgccgcgcgcggaggcggagacgTCGAGTCCCAACCGGCACGAGCATCAAGcttcccccacccaccacgCCACTGCTTCTTCGCGTAGCACTAGCACTGTGGTCAATCCTTCTGGCATTCTGGCGCTCGCTCGTTGGCGATACCCGCGCAGTCCGCATCCTGCGTCACAAGCAGCGCGGGTTGCGCGCGTGTGATTCACCGCCTCCCGAACCCGTCGAGGCGCCATTGCCATCACCCGCATCCTCTGCAACATCGGATATTGTACTCGTTGAAGCGACATCAGATGAAGGCTCCGCGTCCGAAGCCGAGTGGATCGACCCCGTGACCCGCGCCGACAGCGCCGTGGGCGACACTAGAGACGAGTCGGCTGTGAGCGAGACCGAACGCAAGGACACGTTCAacctctccctccgctCCGGGCACAGCAAGGAGACGGTATTGTTCCgcggcatcctcgacaccaagctcgaggctgaggccAATCACAaggtcgagcacgaggcCGACATCGGACCCCGTCGGGcacgcctcctccccaaccctATGACAACGAGCTTGCTTGACCCGAGCGTCCCAGCGGCACCACAGAGACACGCGAGTCCCGCCATCCCAGCTCCAATCGTCGTCCGGCCACCACACCAGACACCATTCCACCTCCAGAAGACGCTgatcctcgacctcgacgagacTCTCATCCACTCGACATCCCGGCCAATCGgcagctcgagctctgGCGGCGGTATGCTTGGGATTGGGTCTGGATTGTTCGGGCGCCGCGGGCGTCGGGAGGGCCATACGGTCGAGGTGGTGCTCAATGgccgctcgacgacgtaCCACGTCTACAAGCGACCATACGTCGATTTCTTCCTCAAGAAG GTCGCCTCATGGTACACGCTGGTCATCTACACTGCTAGTATGCCCGAGTACGCCGACCCAGTCATCGACTGGCTCGACAACGGGCGAGGGCTGTTCGCCAAGCGGTTGTACCGTGAGAGCTGTTTCCTCCAGCCCAGCGGAAGCTACATAAAGGACCTCGCTCTCGTTGATCCAGACCTTGGCCGCGTGTGCTTCATGGACAACTCGCCCATCTCGTACAATTGGAACAAGG ccaACGCGCTTCCGATTGAGGGCTGGACCTCGGATCccaacgacgaggcgctgcttCAGAGCATACCTGTTCTTGACAGCTTGCGATTTGTCACGGACGTGCGACACATCCTGGGTATTCGCGGCTTTAATTAG